One Marinobacter sp. es.048 genomic window, TGGACATGGCCGATGATGAGCTTCTTCTCCTCAAGGCCCGCGCGGCTTACATGAAATACCCGACAATGACCCGTGAAATCTTCCCTGTCTTCGGGCCAGAACCGGAATTCCGGGAGATTCTCAAGCTTTATGGCGAAAGCATCCTCCCGCCAATCCACTATTTCCTGAGCAACCCTATTGGCTCCATCGAACTGATGAACGATCTTGCCAATAAATACCAGGCGGCTGTGCAATTCTTCACCGGAAACGACAAAAGCGACACCGATGCTGCCGGCCAGCAAAGAGTTCCCAGCAAAGAGAAACTGACCCGGGAAGAACGCGGTTGGTACGCCGTGCGATTTATCGAGGAAGAAGGGCATGATTTCCTGGGTCAGTTTGTTGTGAACGAACAGGGCGACATTATCTGGGTCCGAACGGAACGGGTGTTGGAAAACATCAACCAGTTTTTCGCCAGTGGTATCCGCAACCTTGAGATCCAGCATCGTACGGGTGATGACGTGTCCGCAACCGACATTGGCTGGGCGTCGGTGGATGTACTGGTTTTTGCCAGTGCATTGAAAGTGCTTCGGGTGGGACGCGCCGCAGCAGTTTCTTCAAGAGGTGCCGCACAGGGAACACGGTCCGCAGCACTGGCTGCGCGCCTGAGTAATAGCGGACGAATGTTGATGACCACCGCCCGCTATGCGAAATGGCCAGCCGTCGTTGGCGTCGGGTACCTGGTGGTCACTCACCCGGGTATTATTAATGACTTTCTGGCCGAGGTATCTGAAGTCCTCGGCTACCCGGTCAAACTTGTGCAATTTGTCGGTTGGATGCTGATACTGCTGCCGGTGTTGTACATCGGCAGTTGGGTATTCCGTTTAATTGTGCGACCTGCCCTCGGATTGCTCGGAACCTTGATCACTGGCCTATCGCGCATTGGCCAGAGAAAATCACTTAACAGACTGGATTGATACAAATACCGCCATGTCATTTTCCCGCATTTACGAACAGGCCGTCCTCCAGAAGGGCGCCGAGAGTGAGGTTCGCGCACGACTGCCAAAGGTGGCTGAATCCGGCGAACTGGAGGCCGTTGGTGATGATCGATACCTTTCGGAAATCACCCGGTGCATCTTCAAGGCCGGTTTTGTCTGGCGGGTGATCGAAAATAAATGGCCGAAGTTTGAAGAGGCCTTCGAGGGCTTTGTGCCGCTCTACTGGCAGCAAGTTGCTCCCGAGGTCCTAGAGCGGTTAGCGGGCGATGAACGAATCGTCAGGAACTCGCAGAAAATACAGACGGTACCCGAGAATGCGCGGATGATTGTTGATGCCTCCCGGGAGCACGGCAGCTTTGGCAAGTTCCTCGCCGATTGGCCCAGCAGTGACCAGGCCGGCTTACTGATGTGGCTTAAACGCAACGGGGCCAGGCTCGGCGGCAACAGCGCCCAGTATTTTTTGCGCCGTGTAGGCTGGGACGGTTTTATTCTCTCCCGGGATGTCATTGCTGCGTTGCATCGGGAAGAGGTCCTGGATGCCTCGCCCACCAGCAAGAAGGGGCTATTGCAGGCCCAGAAAGCCTTCAAATGTTGGCACGAGGAGAGTGGCCTGCCCTACAGCCACCTCTCGAGAATCCTCTCGCTTACTATCGACTGAGCCAACCTCGATCAGTGCGATTTTTCTTGTTTATTTAATGATAATTGTTATCATTCGCCTCCGCATTAACAACGAAGGCGCATCATCCTATGAAAGTCACCTACTCCCAACGCTGCGGTTCTCTGGCACTGGTTTCACTGCTGGGCGCAAGTTCACTTGCCACGGCACAATCCCAAACCGATGGGGCTATCACACTTGAAGCTCTCGATGTGGTGTCCGATGCCATTACCGCTCCGGATTACATGCCTCTGGAAAAAACGCCGGAGGTTGGAAAACTAGACGTTCCGGTTGAAGAACAACCCTACTCGGTCTCGGTCGTCGATCGCGGATTCATCGAGGATTCCGGCGCCAAGAGTATTCAGGATGCCCTGCTTTACA contains:
- a CDS encoding DNA-3-methyladenine glycosylase I, whose translation is MSFSRIYEQAVLQKGAESEVRARLPKVAESGELEAVGDDRYLSEITRCIFKAGFVWRVIENKWPKFEEAFEGFVPLYWQQVAPEVLERLAGDERIVRNSQKIQTVPENARMIVDASREHGSFGKFLADWPSSDQAGLLMWLKRNGARLGGNSAQYFLRRVGWDGFILSRDVIAALHREEVLDASPTSKKGLLQAQKAFKCWHEESGLPYSHLSRILSLTID